A window from Malassezia japonica chromosome 1, complete sequence encodes these proteins:
- a CDS encoding uncharacterized protein (EggNog:ENOG503P3UE; COG:D; COG:O; BUSCO:EOG09265DVA): MRGRSALDPYDHTTKSDVGNFEGTAWSLSSAKPQHGVAQLMDDSLETLWQSDGGQPHTVHIHFPKRTAVTHVSIYLDCRRDDSYTPAKILVKAGTHPYDLVDVRYREFTEPQGWYHFLLDKHDADVPEEDGVPLVLPAIDVFVLQVCILGNHLNGKDTHIRGMKVFGPPAPGTQAAPRRPPQAAPMERLVQQGMRTDAFQRQVARVGYERAIAQLQRIMQQHAAGPPQRMPTRAPARRSALTNSLR; the protein is encoded by the exons AtgcgcgggcgcagcgccttggaTCCGTACG ACCACACGACAAAGAGCGATGTTGGGAACTTTGAAGGCACCGCGTGGTCGCTGAGCTCGGCCAAGCCGCAGCATggtgtcgcgcagctcatGGACGACagcctcgagacgctctggca GAGCGACGGAGGGCAGCCCCACACCGTCCATATCCACTTTCCGAAGCGCACGGCGGTGACG CATGTGTCTATCTACCTCGactgccgccgcgacgactcGTATACCCCTGCCAAGATTCTCGTGAAAGCCGGCACCCATCCCTATGACCTTGTCGACGTGCGCTACCG CGAGTTCACCGAGCCCCAGGGCTGGTACCACTTTCTGCTCGATAagcacgacgcggacgTGCCGGAAGAagacggcgtgccgctcgtccTGCCCGCGATCGACGTGTTTGTGCTGCAGGTGTGCATCCTCGGCAACCACCTCAACGGAAAAGATACCCACATCCGCGGCATGAAGGTGTTTGGACCGCCGGCGCCAGGCACGCAGGCcgcaccgcggcggccgccgcaggcggcgccgatggagcgcctcgtccagcaggGCATGCGCACGGACGCTTTTCAGCGCCAGGTCGCGCGTGTCGGCTACGAGCGCGccattgcgcagctccagcgcatcatgcagcagcacgccgcgggcccgccgcagcgcatgcccacgcgtgcgccggcgcgccgctccgcgCTGACCAACTCTCTCCGGTAG
- the GAL7 gene encoding UDP-glucose--hexose-1-phosphate uridylyltransferase (EggNog:ENOG503NU1J; TransMembrane:2 (o203-223i256-275o); COG:C), translated as MRSPRPEARAAVRRVFYPQASADSLSLLVDGDEGYQEVVELDVALHTLLLVLCRKHILPWYGKLTSDRAFFHEMVSALRPVVHVVQQRTGAVDLAATDALPKEGLPVNETAERYMLLSPHHGIVDGALDDAYLRATITALLESIQRDVPEGDPSFAPLEVVLVRDVLVFAMGAILTQVSRPQFLCMVMHSILDKAQSAYEARMTMSTMYILLLSVRNTVFLFLKRVWKWTRDRATSPTMVLFSLITETLQLSQRPIGALLHVLLLCLCTLCSPWLDREITRRADGAVYNYTTATASLDAVNELLSREVGPSTSEPTHDEQKRDWERLCARCWLYTPEFLRTLYGANEEIQKQTIAHALAPFFSPAAAVPNLCPTMVALDPSQHPHRRWNPLQQEFVLCSPHRTQRPWQGAQEEAGKTQLPEYDEKCYLCPGNTRATGATNDTYTNTFIFENDYAALKPDEVEAKEGSDSIAARLFRVEPARGKCYVLCFNPRHDLTLAQLTTPPYSSQKHIVPIVEAWKQLYQQIPKENPFIRYIQFFENKGSAMGCSNPHPHGQVWSLDYVPNEPKQEMQSMREFALDSRNAEAQGARDAHGRPSLLLEYAHLELNTPERPRVVTANEHFVALVPYWAVWPFEMLVVPHRRFVASLADLTPDETASFAAIMGEVACRFDNLFLTSFPYSMGLHQRPVPADCAHGHEGDSDFALLHVHFYPPLLRSATVRKFLVGFEMMAEPQRDITAESAAARLRDCATTHFAAKFPDDSKSIEEKAADCNEPDDDDKPKGSGGDGGKGGKGGKGGHGGDGGNGGNGGNGGKGGHGGRGGHGGNGGSGGSGGDGGNGGSGGSGGNGGSGGSGGSGGSGGSGGSGGNGGSGGSGGSGGNGGNGGSGGSGGSGGSGGSGGNGGNGGKGGHRGHGNHGGNGGSGGNGGNGGNGGKGGSGGSGGNGGKGGHRGHGGNGGNGGNGGNGGDGGNGGSPGSGGNGGSGGNGGNGGNGGFPGSGGSPGSGGNGGNGGNGENGGKGPGHGGNGGNGGSGGNGGNGGSPGSGGSPGSGGSPGSPGSPGSPGSPGSPGSPGSPGSGGSPGNGGNGGNGGNGGNGGNGGSGSSPSTSSTSNSPSSTSPSYPTSSPSSSKSSSSSSSPSTTSKSSSTSSKSSSTSTSSTPGNSGPVGPGGSGGGSPWTPYSPGSSGGGGGPGGSGGGSGGNGGSPWSPSGPGSSGGRGGPGGSGGGSGGSPWTTPYSPGSSGGGGSGGSPYSPNSPGSSGSPGPGSPYSPGGSPDVPCPDEGGDQGGDMGPEEQPCPEEGGDQGGGQGGEIPQEQPCPDEGGDQGGEMPGEMPDEEPCPGEGGDDGSGVYDGGDTGDQGYSPDSWMSPDQEPCPDEGVDGGDDGSGVFGGGDGGYDGGDDGGFGGGDDGSGPDSWMSPDAAPCPEDGGDFGGDGGDFGGDDGF; from the exons atgcgctcgccgcggccagAGGCAAGGGCGGCCGTACGGCGCGTCTTTTATCCCCAAGCGAGCGCGGATTCGCTATCGCTGCTTGTCGATGGCGACGAGGGATACCAAGAGGTAGTCGAGCTGGACGTGGCACTGCATACCTTGCTGCTGGTCCTCTGCCGCAAGCATATTCTGCCTTGGTACGGCAAGCTGACAAGCGACCGCGCGTTTTTTCACGAAATGGTCAGTGCACTGCGGCCTGTTGTGCATGTGGTGCAGCAGCGGACCGGCGCGGTGGACCTCGC cgcgaccgaTGCGCTGCCCAAAGAGGGGCTGCCGGTGAACGAGACGGCAGAGCGGTACATGCTTCTGTCGCCCCACCACGGCAttgtcgacggcgcgctggacgacgcCTACCTCCGAGCAACAATTACCGCTCTACTCGAAAGCatccagcgcgacgtgccggaAGGCGACCCCTCatttgcgccgctcgaggtggtgctcgtgcgcgatGTGCTCGTGTTTGCCATGGGCGCCATCCTGACCCAAGTAAGCCGCCCGCAGTTCCTGTGCATGGTCATGCACAGCATCCTGGACAAGGCCCAGAGCGCGTACGAAGCACGCATG ACCATGTCGACGATGTATATTCTCCTGCTTTCCGTACGCAACACGGTCTTTCTCTTTCTCAAGCGCGTGTGGAAATGGACGCG gGACCGCGCGACGTCACCTACCATGGTCCTCTTTTCCTTGATCACGGAAACGCTCCAGCTCTCTCAGCGGCCCATTGGGGCCCTGCTGCATGTCCTTTTGCTCTGTCTCTGCACCCTATGTTCGCCATGGCTCGACCG CGAAATCacacggcgtgccgacggaGCGGTGTACAATTATACCACAGCCACAGCATCGCTCGATGCGGTGAACGAGCTATTGTCCCGCGAAGTTGGCCCTAGCACGTCAGAGCCTACACATGACGAACAAAAGCGCGATTGGGAGCGCCTGTGTGCACGCTGCTGGCTTTATACCCCTG AATTCCTACGGACCCTGTACGGTGCCAACGAGGAGATCCAGAAGCAGACGATCGCGCACGCCCTTGCGCCATTCTTTTCACCTGCCGCTGCCGTGCCAAATCTCTG CCCCACGATGGTCGCGCTGGATCCTTCGCAGCACCCGCACCGCCGCTGGAATCCGCTGCAGCAGGAGTTTGTCCTGTGCTCGCCCCACCGTACGCAGAGGCCATGGCAAGGCGCACAGGAAGAGGCGGGAAAAACACAGCTTCCGGAGTACGATGAAAAGTGCTACCTGTGCCCCGGCAACACCCGTgcgaccggcgcgacgaATGACACGTACACCAACACGTTCATCTTTGAGAACGACTATGCAGCGCTAAAGCCGGACGAAGTGGAAGCGAAAGAGGGAAGCGACAGCattgccgcgcgcctctttcgCGTCGAGCCAGCGCGCGGAAAGTGCTATGTTCTATGCTTTAACCCCCGGCACGACCTGACACTTGCACAACTGACTACGCCTCCGTACTCGTCGCAAAAACATATTGTGCCGATCGTAGAGGCGTGGAAGCAGCTGTACCAGCAAATTCCCAAAGAGAATCCATTCATTCGCTACATCCAGTTTTTTGAGAACAAAGGGAGTGCGATGGGGTGCAGTAACCCCCACCCCCATGGCCAAGTATGGAGCTTGGACTACGTTCCGAACGAGCCCAAGCAGGAAATGCAGAGCATGCGCGAATTTGCATTGGACTCGCGCAACGCCGAGgcccaaggcgcgcgcgacgcacacgGCCGGCCGTCGCTCCTGCTGGAGTatgcgcacctcgagctcAACACGCCTGAGCGTCCCCGTGTGGTGACGGCGAACGAGCACTTTGTGGCGCTTGTTCCTTATTGGGCTGTGTGGCCGTTTGAAATGCTCGTCGtgccgcaccgccgctTTGTCGCATCGCTCGCCGATCTTACCCCAGACGAGACGGCAAGTTTTGCGGCGATTATGGGCGAAGTCGCGTGCCGCTTTGACAACCTTTTCCTGACCTCGTTCCCCTACTCGATGGGGTTGCACCAGCGCCCGGTCCCGGCCGACTGTGCGCACGGACACGAAGGTGACAGCGACTTTGCACTGCTCCACGTCCACTTTTATCCCCCcctcttgcgcagcgcgacggtgcgcaAGTTTTTGGTTGG ATTCGAGATGATGGCCGAGCCTCAGCGCGACATTACTGCagagagcgccgcggcgcgtctgcgcgaTTGTGCCACGACGCACTTTGCGGC CAAGTTCCCGGATGATAGCAAGAGCATCGAGGAGAAGGCGGCCGACTGCAACGAgcccgacgacgacgacaagCCCAagggctcgggcggcgaTGGCGGCAAAGGGGGTAAAGGAGGAAAGGGCGGCCACGGAGGTGACGGTGGCAATGGCGGCAATGGAGGTAATGGCGGAAAAGGTGGCCACGGAGGCCGTGGCGGTCATGGCGGCAACGGAGGCAGCGGAGGCAGCGGAGGCGACGGAGGCAATGGAGGCAGCGGAGGCAGCGGAGGCAATGGAGGCTCTGGTGGATCTGGAGGCTCCGGCGGATCCGGTGGCTCGGGTGGCTCTGGCGGCAACGGCGGCTCTGGTGGCTCTGGTGGATCCGGTGGAAATGGAGGCAACGGAGGCTCTGGTGGCTCTGGTGGATCCGGAGGCTCTGGCGGCTCTGGCGGCAACGGAGGCAACGGAGGCAAGGGCGGCCATCGCGGCCATGGAAACCATGGCGGCAACGGCGGCTCTGGCGGCAACGGGGGTAACGGAGGAAACGGAGGCAAGGGCGGCTCTGGCGGCTCTGGAGGCAACGGAGGCAAGGGCGGCCACCGCGGCCACGGCGGCAACGGTGGCAACGGTGGCAACGGAGGCaacggcggcgacgggg GCAACGGCGGCTCTCCTGGCTCTGGAGGCAACGGCGGCTCTGGAGGAAACGGTGGTAACGGCGGTAATGGCGGATTCCCTGGCTCTGGTGGCTCTCCTGGCTCGGGCGGCAATGGTGGAAACGGAGGTAACGGAGAAAATGGCGGCAAAGGCCCTGGCCACGGCGGCAATGGAGGCAATGGAGGGTCTGGCGGTAACGGAGGCAATGGTGGCTCTCCTGGTTCTGGCGGTTCGCCGGGATCGGGTGGATCCCCCGGCTCTCCTGGCTCTCCTGGCTCTCCTGGTTCTCCTGGCTCGCCCGGATCCCCCGGTTCTCCTGGCTCTGGTGGCTCTCCTGGTAACGGCGGCAACGGCGGTAATGGCGGCAACGGCGGCAACGGCGGCAacggcggctcgggctcttCTCCCAGCacgagcagcacgtcgaACTCGCCCTCCAGCACTTCGCCGAGTTACCCCACTAGCTCGCCTTCGTCTTCCaagtcctcgtcctcgtcttcgtcgcCTTCGACCACGTCCAAGTCTTCGTCAACCTCATCCaagtcctcgtcgacctcgacctcgagcaccCCAGGAAACAGCGGCCCTGTTGGCCCCGGCGGTAGCGGCGGCGGTTCGCCATGGACGCCGTACAGCCCCGGCTCGTCGGGAGGTGGTGGTGGTCCTGGTGGATCCGGCGGCGGATCCGGCGGTAACGGCGGCTCTCCTTGGTCGCCGTCTGGCCCTGGTTCGTCCGGTGGCCGTGGCGGCCCAGGTGGCTCGGGCGGTGGCTCGGGCGGCTCGCCTTGGACGACACCGTACAGTCCCGGCTCGTCGGGTGGTGGTGGAAGCGGTGGTTCTCCGTACTCGCCGAATAGCCCCGGCTCGTCTGGCAGCCCTGGACCTGGCAGCCCTTACTCTCCGGGTGGCAGCCCCGACGTTCCCTGCCCCGATGAAGGCGGCGACCAGGGCGGTGACATGGGCCCCGAGGAGCAGCCGTGCCCCGAAGAAGGCGGTGACCAAGGCGGTGGCCAGGGCGGCGAGATTCCTCAAGAACAGCCGTGCCCCGATGAAGGCGGCGATCAGGGCGGCGAGATGCCCGGCGAGATgcccgacgaggagccgtGCCCTGGTGAGGGCGGCGATGACGGCAGTGGCGTCTACGACGGCGGCGACACTGGCGATCAAGGATACAGCCCTGATTCGTGGATGTCGCCTGATCAAGAGCCGTGCCCCGACGAGGGCGTTGACGGCGGTGACGATGGATCCGGCGTctttggcggcggcgacggcggctacgacggcggcgacgacggcggcTTTGGGGGCGGTGACGATGGATCCGGACCCGACTCGTGGATGTCGcccgacgcagcgccgtgccccGAAGACGGCGGCGACTTTGGTGGTGACGGCGGCGACTTTGGCGGCGATGACGGCTTTTAA
- a CDS encoding uncharacterized protein (COG:S; EggNog:ENOG503P8EU), translating to MEAILRKQLKQWQRAFRAEHGREPSKSDMQRHPEISSTYDTWRALSEATSAKPRREKKTSASEGAMAAPPTTPTKPRKYTMVASPKNPFRSPQKPRREYERAPEFPSALVEAEAYESDMSDEEAKPKQRTPVKAAAAPPPQSSMLFTPRTKARKRLRGEDVRTPPSARIKRTDSQARALLAQSPPKDEAPHAKRRIFSAPQASLDSDIPMETADEVFAPSPRKGAQDTRSFRPLFRTASTAERSPAASPERPVASSQASYATPQTSQTSATTQAPAVAPGAQTLQLDDDTPDGAAIMVLPYQRFGSARTRPAHEDERDEIDALHYSLPTHDLSDDDTPMPTLTGIEGLSLVSPARHTQRAALRRREKNTRLTDGLFDADTTITEPVHARGDLDADEADSDEWASEASEGEYGLGDGEMERVDIL from the coding sequence ATGGAGGCGATCCTGCGGAAGCAGCTGAAGCAGTGGCAGCGTGCGTTCCGTGCGGAGCATGGGCGTGAGCCGTCCAAGAGCGATATGCAGCGGCATCCGGAGATTTCGTCGACGTACGATacgtggcgcgcgctctCCGAGGCGACAAGCGCCAAGCCACGGCGCGAGAAGAAAACGAGCGCGTCAGAGGGAGCCatggccgcgccgcccacgacgccgaccaagCCGCGAAAGTATACCATGGTCGCGAGCCCAAAGAACCCATTCCGCTCGCCCCAAAAGCCGCGACGCGAGTACGAGCGAGCGCCCGAGTTTCCGTCGGcactcgtcgaggccgaggcgtacgagTCGGACATGAGCGACGAAGAGGCCAAGCCAAAGCAGCGCACACCGGtcaaggcggcggcggcgccgccgccgcagtCGTCTATGCTTTTTACGCCACGGACCAAGGCACGGAAacggctgcgcggcgaagacgtacgcacgccgcccagcgcgcgTATCAAGCGCACCGACTcccaggcgcgcgcgctcctcgcgcagagCCCCCCAAAAGACGAGGCGCCACACGCCAAGCGGCGCATCTTttccgcgccgcaggcgtcTCTCGACAGCGATATACCCATGGAgacggccgacgaggtgTTTGCGCCGTCGCCACGCAAGGGCGCGCAGGACACGCGCTCTTTCCGGCCCCTCTTTCGCACAGCCAGCACGGCcgagcgctcgccggccgcgagccCGGAGCGCCCGGTGGCCTCGTCGCAGGCCTCGTACGCCACGCCGCAGACCTCGCAGACGTCGGCCACAACACAGGCAccggccgtcgcgccgggcgcacaGACCCTacagctcgacgacgacacgcccgaTGGCGCGGCCATCATGGTCCTGCCGTACCAGCGCTTTGGCTCGGCAcggacgcggccggcgcacgaagacgagcgcgacgaaatcgacgcgctgcactaCTCTCTGCCTACGCACGATCTATCCGACGACGACACGCCAATGCCGACACTCACCGGCATCGAGGGCCTGTCGCTCGTGTCGCccgcgcggcacacgcagcgtgccgcgctgcgtcgccgcgaGAAGAATACGCGCCTCACCGACGGCCTATTTGACGCGGATACGACCATCACAGAGCCAGtccacgcgcgcggcgacctcgacgcggacgaagccgactcggacgagtgGGCGAGCGAGGCGTCCGAAGGCGAGtacggcctcggcgacggcgaaaTGGAGAGGGTCGACATTTTGTAG
- the fcp1 gene encoding protein-serine/threonine phosphatase (COG:L; EggNog:ENOG503NXKY) yields the protein MECAHPIQVAGLCALCGKEIDDVKVSRAEAERIDQETTTRLLEQRKLALIVDLDQTIIHVTVDPTVREWAQDVKNPNWHALRDIVAFQLGADGKTVSHQPEPLRADDATSFATGGDEDGCWYFVKLRPHLAAFLATLAEKFELHVYTMGTRSYADCICRIVDPDGKLFGARILSRDENESMVQKSLARLFPINTSMVVIIDDRADVWAWSPNLIKVDPYEFFVGIGDINAGHLAPTTPLVTAPAPADAPKADAPLAESQRQTIHDQVDARPLAKLQEEKKAKSDDAPETPDAEPAAGPDAVLDDNDEELTLIESLLTQIHGHWYKAYDAKKKPDAKDIISSMKRKVLHGCTLAFSGLIPLNETPENSAVWTAAQDFGASCRRTLTHDVTHMIAAGPGTAKAEEAYRRGDVHVVWPSWLNDSLCRWHRQEETDYKVPRSDRLASLGRDALHDLASSIHADTEPENLDEAALDDLANMDWGEAEDEVDAFLDDDDEDTESDLDSASQSMLSEASDAPPARDELLRSPLSRRRHAAALRGGQSKLRQSVLAEESQESEDDTPSQGPVKRRKVQGGAQHKDIAALRTEHTATPPDSEEEHFLDDLALEMERELGDDL from the exons ATGGAGTGTGCGCACCCGATCCAGGTCGCGGGCCTATGTGCCCTGTGCGGCAAGGAGATAGACGA CGTCAAGGTttcgcgtgccgaggcggagcgaATTGACCAAGAGACGACCACAcggctgctcgagcagcgcaagctggCGCTGATTGTGGATCTCGACCAGACGATTATCCACGTAACGGTGGACccgacggtgcgcgagTGGGCGCAGGATGTCAAGAACCCCAACtggcacgcgctgcgcgataTCGTCGCGTTCCAGCTCGGGGCCGACGGCAAGACGGTGTCGCACCAGCCCGAGCCtctgcgcgccgacgacgcgacATCGTTTGCGAcaggcggcgacgaggacgggTGCTGGTACTTTGTCAAGCTGCggccgcacctcgccgcgttcctcgcgacgctcgcggaAAAGTTTGAGCTGCATGTATACACGATGggcacgcgctcgtacGCCGACTGTATCTGCCGCATTGTCGACCCCGATGGCAAGCTGTTTGGCGCGCGTATCTTGTCGCGTGACGAGAACGAAAGCATGGTACAAAAGAGCCTCGCGCGGCTCTTTCCCATCAACACGTCCATGGTCGTGATCATCGACGACCGTGCGGATGTGTGGGCGTGGAGCCCCAATCTGATCAAGGTCGATCCAT ATGAATTCTTTgtcggcatcggcgacaTTAATGCGGGGCACCTTGcgcccacgacgccgctcgtgacggcgccggcgccggccgacgcgcccaaggccgacgcgccgctcgccgagagcCAGCGCCAGACGATCCACGACcaggtcgacgcgcgccccCTCGCCAAGCTCCAGGAGGAGAAAAAGGCCAagtcggacgacgcgccagAGACGCCGGACGCCGAGCCCGCCGCAGGTCCGGACGCGGTGCTGGACGACAATGACGAGGAGCTGACGCTCATTGAATCG CTTTTGACGCAAATCCACGGACACTGGTACAAGGCGTACGACGCCAAGAAAAAGCCGGATGCCAAGGACATTATCAGCAGCATGAAACGCAAGGTGCTGCACGGGTGCACCCTCGCATTCTCCGGCCTGATCCCGCTGAACGAGACCCCGGAAAACTCTGCGGTGTGGACCGCGGCGCAAGACTTtggcgcgtcgtgccgccggACGCTCACGCACGACGTGACGCACATGATCGCCGCAGGACCCGGCACGGCCAAGGCGGAAGAGGCGTACCGGCGGGGCGACGTGCATGTCGTCTGGCCGTCGTGGCTCAACGATTCGCTCTGCCGGTGGCACCGCCAAGAAGAGACCGACTACAAGGTGCCTCGCagcgaccgcctcgcgtctctcggccgcgacgcactgcacgacctcgcgAGCAGCATCCACGCAGACACCGAGCCCGAGAatctcgacgaggcggcgctcgacgacctcgccaaTATGGACTGgggcgaggccgaggacgaagTCGACGCATTcctggacgacgacgacgaggataCCGAGAGCGACCTAGacagcgcgtcgcagtCGATGCTCAGCGAGGcgtccgacgcgccccccgcacgcgacgagctgctccgCTCGCCCCTCTCCCGCCGGCGgcatgccgcggcgctgcgcggggGGCAGTCCAAGCTCCGCCAGAGCGTCCTCGCAGAGGAGAGCCAAGAGTCGGAGGACGACACCCCGTCACAGGGGCCAGTCAAGCGCCGGAAAGTCCagggcggcgcacagcACAAGGACAttgctgcgctgcgcaccgagcacACTGCAACGCCGCCCGACAGCGAGGAAGAGCACttcctcgacgacctcgcgtTGGAGATGGAGCGTGAGCTGGGCGACGATCTATAG
- the NAN1 gene encoding NET1-associated nuclear protein 1 (EggNog:ENOG503NZTE; BUSCO:EOG09262E3Q; COG:S) has product MPARKKESKKAGAGRSSKPDEPSTSVVTTDIVTLPVATLQDEAASSVPPVFTRDGSYVFLVQHCTVLVISRATNQVVATLSGEVTVPAQRHRAPITGMLLSPFNPLQLLTCSLDGTIKTWDYLDSELHDDMNVGYPVCAMGANAMWKHRLFVAVAKEGESGTSSSKRNTTIYSLQLGRASIQTHKAVKQVRLGKARDVAHLAVSPNGAWLVALSGSKVHLLSLHDTSAGFVKYSSESRLTALAFHPDANTPRFATGEANGKIKVWYCLEQFAALGRVPDGRDAALTTTLHWHAHGVAALQYTPDGAQLLSGGEEGVLVLWKLSSGQAAGSDAREYVPRLGAGIVAVAVAHGFDNREQEYVARLADGSVAFVASLSLKLQRSFATVKCDATRALLDRDARAALPHPLALDAAAGHVVLTAGHPSTLQFVDVGSHVHIRDVEVAPSNRVSRPEDEALTPPRVQHVAFSHTPGAAHTEWMATVDGREGGAYTSELSLKLWQWDARRKTYVLNTRIDHPHEQNITALSFSPRAGDGLLLATAGAEGQIKTWRLTERKLKGARTETFWVCRSSLGYRGTTPRAIAWAPDGSLFAVAQGVFVTLWDPDTLVMQARLAAPELRAAEQCVFVGRKGRFLAALGASRLLIWDLIGQNVVYTAPYAVKHIVAHRDGILASVDDADGTLLYFVQPQRRDAAAVYRAPRLLHGALLNVAPASEEVQLIGLGADGALLGLGAAAKKPAPVAHTLHGVALHDARATLFDELFGVEDAEHERVEAMLRADQERMTASAADASVGEALALFSAPSHLLPPVTTLLDAYVDALLPKAPVSVAEPIAAVETPTTPLEAPMPALTTQDRIAEARDADLDHLTIAFDAMLPSEPAAAPLPKGKGGKRRVSKSM; this is encoded by the coding sequence ATGCCTGCCCGCAAAAAAGAGAGTAAAAAGGCAGGCGCTGGGCGGTCTTCCAAGCCGGATGAGCCGTCTACGTCTGTGGTGACTACCGACATTGTGACGCTGCCTGTCGCTACGctgcaggacgaggcggcgtcgagTGTCCCCCCCGTCTTTACCCGTGACGGGAGCTACGTGTTCTTGGTGCAGCACTGCACTGTGCTGGTTAtatcgcgcgcgacgaacCAGGTTGTGGCGACGCTGTCTGGCGAGGTGACcgtgcctgcgcagcggcatCGTGCGCCGATCACCGGCATGTTGCTGAGCCCCTTCAACCCCCTCCAGCTGCTGACCTGTTCGCTGGACGGCACGATCAAGACGTGGGACTATCTCGACTCGgagctgcacgacgacATGAATGTCGGCTACCCCGTGTGTGCGATGGGTGCGAATGCCATGTGGAAGCACCGCCTGTTTGTCGCTGTCGCCAAAGAAGGCGAGagcggcacgagctcgtcgaagCGCAACACGACCATCTActcgctgcagctcggccgcgcgtcgaTCCAGACACACAAAGCCGTGAAGCAGgtacgcctcggcaaggcccgcgacgtggcgcaccTCGCTGTGTCGCCGAACGGCGCGTGGCTCGTGGCCCTGAGCGGCAGCAAAGTCCACCTCCTTTCTCTGCATGATACCAGCGCCGGCTTTGTCAAGTACAGCAGCGAGTCGCGGCTCACTGCGCTCGCGTTTCATCCCGACGCCAACACGCCGCGCTTTGCGACGGGTGAGGCGAACGGCAAGATCAAAGTGTGGTACTGCCTCGAGCAGTttgccgcgctcgggcgcgtgcCCGACGGTagggacgcggcgctgaccACGACGCTGCACTGGCACGCAcacggcgtcgccgcgctgcagtacacgcccgacggcgcgcagctcctgtCGGGTGGCGAAGAAGGCGTGCTGGTCCTCTGGAAGCTGAGCAGCGGCCAGGCCGCCGGCtcggacgcgcgcgagtacgtgccgcgtctcggcgcgggcaTTGTTGCGGTGGCCGTGGCGCATGGCTTTGACAACCGCGAGCAagagtacgtcgcgcgtctcgcaGACGGCAGTGTGGCGTTTGTCGCGAGTCTCAGCCTGaagctgcagcgcagctTTGCGACGGTCAAgtgcgacgcgacgcgcgcgctcctcgaccgcgatgcgcgtgccgcgctgccgcaccCCCTTGCGCTtgacgcggccgccggccaCGTCGTGCTGACTGCCGGCCACCCCTCGACGCTGCAGTTTGTCGACGTCGGCTCGCATGTGCACATtcgcgacgtcgaggtcgcCCCTTCGAACCGCGTGTCGCGCCcagaggacgaggcgctgacgCCCCCGCGCGTCCAGCACGTCGCCTTTTCGCacacgcccggcgcggcgcacaccgAGTGGATGGCGAcggtcgacggccgcgaAGGCGGTGCCTACACGAGCGAGCTCTCGCTAAAGCTCTGGCAGTGGGATGCACGCCGCAAGACGTACGTGCTGAATACCCGGATCGACCACCCCCACGAGCAAAACATCACTGCCTTGAGCTTCTCGCCGCGGGCGGGCGacggcctgctgctcgccaccgccggcgccgagggccAGATCAAGACGTGGCGCCTGaccgagcgcaagctcaAAGGCGCGCGTACCGAGACCTTTTGGGtgtgccgctcgtcgctcggctaCCGCgggacgacgccgcgcgcgattGCCTGGGCGCCGGACGGCTCGCTGTTTGCCGTCGCCCAAGGCGTGTTTGTCACGCTCTGGGACCCGGATACCCTTGTgatgcaggcgcgcctcgctgcgccggagctgcgtgcggcagAACAGTGCGTGTTTGTCGGCCGCAAAGGGCGGttcctcgcggcgctgggcgcgtcgcgcctcTTGATCTGGGACCTGATCGGCCAGAACGTGGTGTACACTGCGCCGTACGCCGTAAAGCACAttgtcgcgcaccgcgacggcATCCTGGCCTCGGTCGACGATGCGgacggcacgctcctcTACTTTGTCcagccgcagcgccgcgacgccgcggcggtgtaccgcgcgccgcgcctcttgcacggcgcgctgctcaacgTCGCGCCTGCCAGCGAGGAGGTGCAGCTGATTGGCCTCGGtgcggacggcgcgctgctgggcctcggtgccgcggccaagaagcctgcgccggtcgcgcacacgctgcacggcgttgcgctgcacgatgcgcgtgcgacgctctttgacgagcTGTTTGGCGTGGAggatgccgagcacgagcgcgtcgaggcgatgctgcgtgccgaccaGGAGCGCATgacggcgtcggccgccgatgcgtcggtcggcgaggcgcttgcgctgttcagcgcgccgtcgcaccTTCTCCCCCCGGTCACGACGCTGCTGGACGcgtacgtcgacgcgctgctgccgaAAGCGCCCGTGTcggtcgccgagccgaTTGCCGCCGTCGAGACGCCTacgacgccgctcgaggcgccgatgCCTGCGCTCACGACGCAGGACCgcattgccgaggcgcgcgatgcggatCTCGACCACCTCACGATTGCCTTTGACGCCATGCTCCCGTCCGagccggccgccgcgcccctGCCGAAAGGCAAAGGCGGCAAGCGGCGTGTGTCGAAAAGTATGTAA